Part of the Gemmatimonadota bacterium genome, GGAGGCACCCTGGATTTTCGCGGTCATCATGCTGATCGACGCCTGGGAGATCGAGCAGCCCTGCCCGATGAACTTGGCTGCCGCGATATGATCGCCCTCGATGCGCAGTTGTAGGCGGATCTCGTCTCCACAGACCGGGTTGGCCATGTGGATCTCTACGGTCTTCTCCTCCAGCTCCGCTTTATTGCGAGGGTTGCGGTAGTGCTCGAGGATAAGCTGCTGGTAGAGCGAGCTGA contains:
- a CDS encoding SUF system NifU family Fe-S cluster assembly protein, which codes for METPPLSSLYQQLILEHYRNPRNKAELEEKTVEIHMANPVCGDEIRLQLRIEGDHIAAAKFIGQGCSISQASISMMTAKIQGASLSDADALADLFTALMHGDAEAAKDKSLGDLRALEGVSKFPVRIKCALIGFDALQEALKKHASEKAH